In Pedobacter heparinus DSM 2366, the following are encoded in one genomic region:
- a CDS encoding thiamine phosphate synthase, with product MEVIVISDPLYFKAEARLINQLFEAGMPIFHLRKVGRNRADYAALLGGIDEDYHDRLALHQFHELQADFPLVKRLHYPEQLRKELDAKGLPSPSGNDVLSTSIHHPDALLELTRFEYTFYGPVFNSLSKPGYTGIAEADAGFTLPVKRTGPKIIALGGIDAGKVNAVRAMGFDGLALLGAVWMDKEQALNRFKLIKDKCDSDD from the coding sequence ATGGAAGTCATTGTCATTTCAGACCCGCTTTATTTTAAAGCTGAGGCCCGGCTGATCAACCAGCTTTTTGAAGCGGGGATGCCCATTTTTCATTTGAGAAAGGTGGGCAGGAACAGGGCCGATTATGCGGCGCTGCTTGGGGGCATAGACGAGGATTACCACGACCGGCTTGCCCTGCACCAGTTCCATGAACTGCAGGCAGATTTCCCATTGGTTAAGCGGCTGCATTACCCGGAGCAACTGAGAAAGGAGCTGGATGCTAAAGGCCTGCCTTCTCCCTCCGGAAATGATGTTTTGAGTACTTCCATCCATCATCCCGATGCATTGCTGGAGCTTACCCGATTTGAGTATACCTTTTACGGACCGGTGTTTAACAGTTTGTCCAAACCCGGATATACCGGAATAGCAGAGGCGGATGCCGGTTTTACCTTGCCGGTTAAGCGTACCGGCCCAAAAATCATCGCCCTTGGCGGTATAGATGCCGGAAAAGTAAATGCGGTAAGGGCCATGGGATTTGATGGACTGGCCCTGCTTGGAGCGGTATGGATGGATAAAGAACAGGCTTTAAACAGGTTTAAACTGATCAAAGATAAATGCGATAGCGATGATTGA
- a CDS encoding hydroxymethylpyrimidine/phosphomethylpyrimidine kinase, whose translation MIEELEQHGIPGQGSKLRPYAMSIAGFDPSAGAGLLADVKCFEQHRVYGFGVCTALTVQTDTHFLKNQWLDAEQIIEQMMVLLLKFEVKACKIGLIKNSRILLEVVSHLRQHAPEIKIVLDPVLKASAGYAFHDWENGLKKLEPVLRQIDLITPNYPEMLSLGGKSGAGQLTAIAQHWAAYCPVLLKGGHLEKNKGTDYLFEGSQHFELKTDILSNFQKHGSGCVLSAAITARLAKGDHLLQACISAKKYTAHFLNSNNSLLGYHYED comes from the coding sequence ATGATTGAAGAACTGGAACAACATGGGATACCTGGGCAGGGCAGCAAGCTACGCCCCTATGCAATGAGCATAGCAGGTTTTGACCCCAGTGCGGGGGCAGGACTTTTAGCCGATGTGAAGTGTTTTGAGCAGCACCGGGTATATGGTTTTGGGGTGTGTACGGCTTTAACGGTGCAGACAGATACGCATTTTCTGAAAAACCAGTGGCTGGATGCAGAACAGATCATTGAGCAAATGATGGTACTGCTGCTGAAATTTGAAGTGAAGGCCTGTAAGATCGGCCTGATCAAGAACAGCAGGATCTTACTGGAAGTGGTTAGCCATTTAAGGCAGCATGCCCCCGAGATTAAGATTGTACTGGATCCGGTGTTAAAGGCAAGTGCGGGTTATGCCTTTCATGACTGGGAAAATGGTTTGAAGAAGCTGGAGCCGGTACTGAGGCAAATTGACCTGATTACACCCAATTACCCGGAAATGCTGAGCCTGGGCGGAAAATCAGGGGCCGGACAGTTAACAGCCATTGCACAGCACTGGGCAGCCTATTGCCCTGTATTGCTTAAAGGGGGACACCTGGAAAAAAACAAGGGTACAGATTATTTATTTGAAGGTAGTCAACATTTTGAATTGAAGACAGATATATTATCAAATTTTCAGAAACACGGGTCTGGCTGCGTCTTATCGGCCGCCATTACTGCCCGGCTGGCCAAAGGTGATCACCTGCTGCAGGCCTGCATTTCGGCAAAAAAATATAC